Within Phycisphaerales bacterium, the genomic segment AGCGCGACCAGCGTGCATTCGCATTCGTGGGTGACGGCAAAATCCTGATCCCGCAGGCCCGCTACCAGTGCCGCCAACACCTCCTCATCCGGACAGCACACCAGCCCGCGAGCGGCTTCTCGCCGCGCATGCCGGTCTGTGTCGCTGGCGAGCCGTGCGAGCAGGGTACGCCGCACCTCCGCGTGCAGGTCCTCGGGGACGCGCCCCGCCACGGCCGCATCCGCAATCAACTTCGTCGCATCCCAGCGCACCAGATCGACCGGTGGCCAGACCTGTTCCGCGGGATGCTCGTTGAAATTGAGGATTTTGAGTGCGGTCTCGAGGCCGCGTGGGTCATGGGTACGCCCCAGGCCCCGCAGTGCGACACAGCGTGTCTGGGGGTCCGTCTCCAGCAAGGCAATCGCCATGAAGCCGCGCACCGCCCAGTCGCGGTTCCGCTGGTTGCTCTTGGAGATCTCGGTTACGGCGCGGCGGCGTGCGTCCGGATCCTCGGCGGAGACCGCCACGAGCATGTTCTGCTGTGCCGAATGCTGCGGCTCGAAGACTTTTTGTACGGCGCGATCGAGCTTCATCTCGAGCAGCGGTCCGTCATGGCAGCCGGCCATTGGCATGAGCAGGGCCGCAACGATTACTCCATTCGCGATACCCCTACGGCCGCGGCGCGCAGCGCAATGGCACCCCCACGTAACGCTCCGGTTCCACCAGCTCGACGTGCTCGATCGACTCATTGAGAAACCTCGATCCCACTTCGCGAAATCGTGCCGGATTGTCGCTCACGTAACAGCGCATCGTACCGGTGTGCTCCGGGCCCCTCAACCCGTTGACTGCGGCGAGCTGTTGCTGCACCTCGAGCGAAGTTTCGCGCCCGCTGTCTACGATTGCGACTGCGGGGCCCAGGCACGCTGCGATCGCACCGCGGAGCAGCGGATAGTGGGTACATCCCAGGACCAGAACCCCGATACCCCGCTCACGTAACGGTCCGAGATACGTCTCCACCGTCAAAAGTACGATCGGGTCTGTGTCGGTCCGGCCTTCTTCCACGAGCGGTACCAGCAGGGGGCACGGCTGCCCGAGCAGTCGCTGCTCTGGCGCGAGTGTGGCGATCGCCCGAGCGTAAGCCTGGCTCCCGATGGTCGCCTCGGTACCAATGACTGCGGCCAGTTTACCGTGCGCCAGTGCGACGGCCGCCCGCGCACCTGGCTCCACGACTCCCACAACAGGCACCGGCAACTCGCGCTGCAACTCTTCCATCGCCAGTGCACTGGCTGTATTGCACGCGGCCACGATCAGCTTGGGTTCGAACTGCAGCAGAAAACCGGACGTTTCGAGTGCGAACTGCACGACGGTGGGCTGTGACTTGGTGCCATAGGGCACGCGCGCCGTATCTCCGAAATAGACCAGGTCCTCGTGGGGCAACAGTTGCCGCAAATGGCGTGC encodes:
- a CDS encoding glutamate racemase yields the protein MNGGPIGVFDSGLGGLSVARHLRQLLPHEDLVYFGDTARVPYGTKSQPTVVQFALETSGFLLQFEPKLIVAACNTASALAMEELQRELPVPVVGVVEPGARAAVALAHGKLAAVIGTEATIGSQAYARAIATLAPEQRLLGQPCPLLVPLVEEGRTDTDPIVLLTVETYLGPLRERGIGVLVLGCTHYPLLRGAIAACLGPAVAIVDSGRETSLEVQQQLAAVNGLRGPEHTGTMRCYVSDNPARFREVGSRFLNESIEHVELVEPERYVGVPLRCAPRP